The sequence TGGTCATCACCGCCGGATGGGGACTCGGCGTCGCCTTCGCCGTCTACTCCGTCGGCCGCATCTCCGGCGCCCACATCAACCCCGCCGTCACGCTCGGCCTCGCTTCAATCGGCGACTTCGGATGGGACCTCGTCCCCGGCTACATCGCCGCCCAGGTCGCCGGAGCCGCCGCCGGAGCCACCCTCGTCTGGCTTACCTACCTTGCCCACTGGGCAGAAACCCCCGACGAAGGCGGCAAGCTCGCCTGCTTCTCCACGAGTCCCGCCATCCCCAACAACACTGCCGCCTTCATCACCGAATTCATCGGCACTGCCATGCTCGTCTTCGGTGTTCTCGCCATCGGCAGCATCGCCAAAGGCATTCCCGACACCACCACCGCCGAAGCCATCCCCGCTTCCCTCGTCGGCATCGTCGCCAACTGGTGGAGCCCCCTGCTCGTCGGCCTGCTCGTCGTTTCCCTCGGCCTCTCCCTCGGTGGACCCACTGGCTACGCCATCAACCCTGCCCGCGATCTCGGACCCCGCATCGCCCATCAACTCCTCCCCATCGCCGGCAAAGGCAGTTCCAACTGGTCCTACGCCTGGATCCCCATCATCGCCCCCATCGTCGGCGGCATCGCCGGAGCCCAACTCCACCGCCTTCTCATCCCCTAAAAAATCCTACTCCTACTCTTCCTCCTACTCTTACTCCTCCTCCTAAATTTCATCCCTCATCCTTCATCCTTCATCCTTATGAAATTCATCCTCGCACTCGACCAGGGCACCACCAGCTCACGCGCCATCGTCTTCGCCCACGACGGCTCCATCATCGCCAGCGCCCAGCAAGAATTCACCCAAATCTTCCCCCAGGCCGGCTGGGTCGAACACAACGCCAAAGAGATCTGGGACAGCCAGCTCACCACCGCCCGTGAAGCCCTCGAAAAAGCCAAACTCAAAGCCGCCGACATCGCCGCCATCGGGATCACCAACCAGCGCGAAACCGCCGTCATCTGGGATCGCAAAACCGGCGAACCCATCGGCAACGCCATCGTCTGGCAGGACCGGCGCACCTCCAAATTCTGCGATGAACTCAAAGCCGCCGGACACGGCGAAATCATCCAGCAACGCAACGGCCTCGTCATCGACGCCTACTTCGCCGGCAGCAAAGTCCGCTGGATGCTCGACAACATTCCCGGCGCCCGCGACCGCGCCAACAACGGCGAACTCGCCTTTGGCACCATCGACTCCTGGCTGATCTGGAACCTCACCAACGGCAAAGAACATCTTACCGACGTTACCAACGCGTCGCGCACCATGTTCTACAACCTCCACGAAAACGCCTGGGATGACGACCTTCTCAAAATCCTCGACATTCCCCGCCAGCTCCTCCCCGAAATCCGCTCCTCCAGCGAAGTTTACGCCGAAACCGCCGAAGGCCTCTTCGACGCCCCCATCAAAATCGCCGGCATCGGTGGCGACCAGCAGGCCGCCCTCTTCGGCCAGAACTGCTTCAAACGCGGCATGGCCAAAAACACTTATGGCACCGGCTGCTTCATGCTCATGAACATCGGCGACCAGCCCAGCATGTCCAAACACAAGCTGCTCACCACCGTCGCCTGGCAACGCAATGGCAAAACCGACTACGCCCTCGAAGGCAGCATCTTCATCGGTGGCGCCGTCGTCCAATGGCTGCGCGACGGACTCGGCATCATCGAATCTTCCAACGAAATCGAAGCCCTCGCCGCCTCCGTCGAAGACTGCGGCGGCGTCTATCTCGTCCCCGCCTTCGCCGGACTTGGAGCTCCTCACTGGGATCAATATGCCCGAGGCACCATCACCGGCCTCACCCGCGGCACCACCAAAGGCCACATCGCCCGCGCCGCCCTCGAAGGCATCGCCTTCCAGGTCGCCGACATCCTCGAAGTCATGAAACAAGACTCCGGCATCGACATGAAAGAGCTCCGCGTCGACGGCGGCGCCTGTGCCAACAACCTCCTCATGCAATTCCAGGCCGACATCCTGCAAACCCCGGTTGTCCGACCCAAAATCATCGAAACCACCGCCATGGGAGCCGCCTATCTCGCCGGTCTCGCCGTCGGATTCTGGAACACCGATGCCGACGTCGAAAAAGCCTGGCAAGTCGACCGCATTTTCGAACCTCAAATGCCCCCCGAAGAAGCCGCCCATCGCCGCGAACGCTGGGACGAAGCCCTCAAACGCGCCGGCGACTGGGAAGAACATTCCACCCTCAAAGGCAAAGCAGTTCCTTAAAGTCGGAAGTGGGAAGGCGGAGGTCGGAAGTAAAAGCTCCGCCTCAGAAACTCCCGCCCACCCCAGAAAATCCCCCATCTCTCTTAGACCCCCTCCATCAAGCCCAAAACACCCGCTCACGGCCCCAAACACCCACTTACCGTATCTAAATGCTCACTCACCGCATCCAAACGACCGCTCACTGGACCTAAACGGCCATTCACTACACCTTAACGGCCGCGGATGGTCTCTAAATAAAAACACACCTACTTGTAGCAATTCATTGATGTTGAGATAGTTGCATCCAAACAATTGCTCCTAAACACCCTGATCCCCGCAAACCCACCTCCGACTTCCGACTTCCGACTTCCGACTTCCGACTTCCCCTTAGCCCTTATCCTTTATCCTTTATCCTTTCTATGAACCGCCCGACTTCCCTCCAACAACTCGCCGCCCAAACCACCCCCTGGGACATCGCCATCATCGGCGGTGGAGCCACCGGCATGGGCATCGCCGTTGACGCCGCCTCGCGCGGCTACTCCGTCATCCTCCTCGAACAACACGACTTCGGCAAAGGCACCTCCAGCCGTTCCACCAAACTCGTCCACGGTGGCGTCCGTTACCTCCAGCAAGGCAACATCTCCCTTGTTATGGAGGCCCTCAAAGAACGCGGCCTCCTCTTGCGCAACGCCCCCCACCTTGTCCACGACCTCGCCTTCATCGTGCCCAACTACGCCTGGTGGGAAACCCCCTTCTACGGCATCGGCATGAAAATCTATGACATGCTCGCCGGCAAATACGGCTTTGGCCCCTCCCAAATCCTCTCCCGCGACGAAGTCCTCGAAAAAATCCCCACCCTCGAAACCGACGGACTGCGTGGCGGCGTCAAATACCACGACGGCCAGTTCGACGACTCCCGACTCCTCATCAACCTCGCCCAAACCGCCGTCGAACAAGGCGCCTGTCTCATTAACTACGCCCGCGTCACCGGCTTCACCAAAGACGAAGGCTACTACCTCAACGGCCTCACCTTCACCGACCAGGAATCCGGCACCACCCACACCATCCAGGCCAAATCCATCATCAACGCCACCGGCCCGTTCTGTGACGCCGTGCGCAAAATGGACGACACCAAAGCCACCGACATCATCTCCCCCAGCCAGGGCGTTCACATTGTCCTCAGCCGCGATTTCCTCCCCGGCAACACCGCCATCATGGTCCCCCACACCCGCGATGGACGTGTCATGTTCGCCATCCCCTGGCACGGCCACGCCCTCGTCGGCACCACCGACACCGCCATCACCGACACCCCCCTTGAACCTCTCGCCCTCGACGAAGAAATCACCTTCATCCTCGAAACCGCCTCCAGCTATCTCGCCAAGGACCCCACCCGCGACGACATCCTTAGCGTCTTCACCGGCATCCGTCCCCTAGTCAAAGCCGGCGACGCCAACAACACCGCCGCCCTGTCCCGCGACCACACCATCCACATCGCCAGTTCCGGCCTCCTCACCATCGCCGGCGGCAAATGGACCACCTATCGCAAAATGGCCGAAGACGCCGTCGACCACGCCATCGTCCTTGCCCACATCGAAGAACGTCCCTGCATCACCAAAGACCTTCACCTCCACGGCTTCCACCAGCACTCCGCCAACTTCGGCGAACTCTCCTACTACGGCTCCGACGCCCGTTCCATCGAGCAACTCATTCGCGACAACCCCGACCTCGGCAAACCACTCCACCCCGACCTCCCCATCGTCGCCGCCCAAGTCATCTGGGCCGCTAGGCATGAAATGGCCCGCACCGTCGAAGACTTCCTGGCCCGCCGCACCCGCGCCCTCTTCCTAAACTCCAAAGCCTCCCAGTCCATGGCCCCCGAAGTCGCCCGACTCCTCGCTCAAGAGTTACACCAAGACGAAACCTGGCAACAACTCCAGCTCGCCGACTTCGAGAAAACTCTGGTCGCCTTTCAAGCCCCCAAAGCCAACTAAGTTCAAACCACAAATGGACACGAATTTACACGAATAGTTTCTTCTGAATTTTTATCTGTGTTTATCTGAGTCCATCTGTGGTTCTTAGATGTTAAAGCTCAAGTCCACTAACCACAGATGGACTCAGATAAACACAGATAGCTTCCGTTAATTAACTCCCTATTCGTGTAAATTCGTGTCCATTCGTGGTTTAACTCCCCCTCCTCACCCCCACCCGCCTGACGCCCTCATCGACCATCACCGCGATCAAGATCACCGCGCCAATGATCGCAAACTCCAACTGCGTCGATAATCCCAACACATTGATCGCATTATACAGCACCCGCATCAACGCCGCGCCAATGATCACTCCCAGCACACTGCCCTCACCTCCCCGCAAACTGCACCCGCCGAGCACCGCCGCCGCGATCGCATACAGCTCATAAAAATTCCCCTGCGCCGCCGGCTGCACCGAATTCACATCCAGCGCAAACAACACCCCGCCGACCCCCGCCAGCAACGAGCACAACACATAAGCCAGCACCGTCATCCGCTCCGTGCGAATGCCGCTGTATCGCGCCGCCTCCTCATTGCGACCCAACGCCAGCAGGTGCCGACCCCACACCGTCTTGTTCAGAAACACCGCCGCGATCACCGCAATCCCCAACAAAATCAGCAACGGCACCGGAAATCGGTAATCCCCAACAAACTCCACCCTCCCCGTCGCCAGCCAGCGGAGCCCATCATAATCCCCGCCAAACCCCACCGTCTCATCGTGCGTCAACCACCGCGCCAGCCCCCGGTAGATCAACAACCCGCAAAGCGTCACCACAAACGGTTGCAAGCGCATCTTCGTGATCAGCACCCCGTGCACCAAACCAATCAACCCCGACACCAACACCACCGCCGCCAAAGCCATCGGAATACTCCACCCATTCTTCACCAACAACCAGGGCAACAACGTCCCCGTCAACCCCACCACCGATCCAATGCTCAAATCAATCCCCCCAGTAATGATCACCATCGCCGCCCCAATGCTCAGAATCCCAAACAGCGCCGTCCAGTTTACCAAATTCTCCACATTATAAGGCCGCAAAAAATTCGGATTCATCCAAGCCGTCAACGCACAAACCAGCCCCAGCAAAATCGTAATTCCAAAAGTCTTCGACATAAAAAATCTCCCTTCACTCACTGCTCACTGCTCACTGCCCACTGCCCACTGCCTACCTCCTCCCCGGCAACCCGCGATGATGCCCCAAAGCCAGCGACATGATCGCCTCCTCATTGATCCCCTCCCCCTGCAACACCCCCATCAACTCCCCTTCGTGCATCACCAGCACCCGATCCGACAACGCAATCACCTCCTCCATCTCACTGCTCACAAAAAGGATCGCCATGCCCTGACCCGCAAGCCTCTCCATCAACTGATAAATCTCCCGCTTCGCCCCCACATCAATTCCCCGCGTCGGCTCATCCAGCAACAACACCCCCGGCCCCAAAGCCAGCCATTTGCCCAACGCCACCTTTTGCTGATTCCCCCCCGACAGGGTCCCCACCTTGGTCTTCAACGACGCCGACTTGATCTTCAACAACTCCGCCATCCGCTCCGCATCCCGTTTCTCAATCCCTCCATCCACCCACACCCCGCCCCGCGCATGCCTGGACAAACCCGGCAGCCCTACATTCCACTTCACCGACTCCTCCAAAAACACCCCCAGCTTCTTGCGATCCTCCGGCACCAACGCCATCCCCGCCGACATCGCATCACGCGGATGTTTGATCCGCACCTTCTCTCCATTCACCAAAACATCGCCACCCACCGGCGGCTCGATCCCGAACAAGGCCTGCAACACCTCCGTCCTTCCCGACCCCACCAGCCCCGCCAGTCCCAAGATCTCCCCCTGTCTCAAATCGAACCCAAACTTCCGCTCCGGATGCGCCTTCGTCCGCAACCCCTGCACATCCAAAACCACCCACCCTTTTTTCTGCGGCGTCCGCTCATACACCTGCGAAAGATCACGACCCACCATCATCCGCACCATCGCATCATGATCCACCTCAAACCGCAACAACTCCCCCACATTGCAACCATCCCGCAATCCCACCACCCGGTCCGCCAGCTTCTCCACCTCACCCAGCCGATGGGAAATATACAAAATCCCCAACCCGCGTTTTTTCAGATCCGCGATCACCTCATAAAGTTTCGCCACCTCGCTGGCCGACAAACTCGACGTCGGCTCATCCATGATGATCACCTTCGCGTCCATCGACAACGCCTTCGCAATCTCCACCAACTGCTGCTGACCCAACGACAACTTCGACACCGCCGTGTCCGCCTTAAAATTCGCCCCCAACCTCTTCAAGATCAC comes from Phragmitibacter flavus and encodes:
- a CDS encoding sugar ABC transporter ATP-binding protein, yielding MADLLRAINLTKRFPGVLALSDVSLSLGKGEVVAVIGENGAGKSTLMKVLAGIGQADEGKVFLEGDEVILRSVKEAQDLGIALIHQELNLADNLDVAGNVWLGREPRKWGLVQKKVMREKTAVILKRLGANFKADTAVSKLSLGQQQLVEIAKALSMDAKVIIMDEPTSSLSASEVAKLYEVIADLKKRGLGILYISHRLGEVEKLADRVVGLRDGCNVGELLRFEVDHDAMVRMMVGRDLSQVYERTPQKKGWVVLDVQGLRTKAHPERKFGFDLRQGEILGLAGLVGSGRTEVLQALFGIEPPVGGDVLVNGEKVRIKHPRDAMSAGMALVPEDRKKLGVFLEESVKWNVGLPGLSRHARGGVWVDGGIEKRDAERMAELLKIKSASLKTKVGTLSGGNQQKVALGKWLALGPGVLLLDEPTRGIDVGAKREIYQLMERLAGQGMAILFVSSEMEEVIALSDRVLVMHEGELMGVLQGEGINEEAIMSLALGHHRGLPGRR
- a CDS encoding glycerol-3-phosphate dehydrogenase/oxidase: MNRPTSLQQLAAQTTPWDIAIIGGGATGMGIAVDAASRGYSVILLEQHDFGKGTSSRSTKLVHGGVRYLQQGNISLVMEALKERGLLLRNAPHLVHDLAFIVPNYAWWETPFYGIGMKIYDMLAGKYGFGPSQILSRDEVLEKIPTLETDGLRGGVKYHDGQFDDSRLLINLAQTAVEQGACLINYARVTGFTKDEGYYLNGLTFTDQESGTTHTIQAKSIINATGPFCDAVRKMDDTKATDIISPSQGVHIVLSRDFLPGNTAIMVPHTRDGRVMFAIPWHGHALVGTTDTAITDTPLEPLALDEEITFILETASSYLAKDPTRDDILSVFTGIRPLVKAGDANNTAALSRDHTIHIASSGLLTIAGGKWTTYRKMAEDAVDHAIVLAHIEERPCITKDLHLHGFHQHSANFGELSYYGSDARSIEQLIRDNPDLGKPLHPDLPIVAAQVIWAARHEMARTVEDFLARRTRALFLNSKASQSMAPEVARLLAQELHQDETWQQLQLADFEKTLVAFQAPKAN
- a CDS encoding ABC transporter permease, which codes for MSKTFGITILLGLVCALTAWMNPNFLRPYNVENLVNWTALFGILSIGAAMVIITGGIDLSIGSVVGLTGTLLPWLLVKNGWSIPMALAAVVLVSGLIGLVHGVLITKMRLQPFVVTLCGLLIYRGLARWLTHDETVGFGGDYDGLRWLATGRVEFVGDYRFPVPLLILLGIAVIAAVFLNKTVWGRHLLALGRNEEAARYSGIRTERMTVLAYVLCSLLAGVGGVLFALDVNSVQPAAQGNFYELYAIAAAVLGGCSLRGGEGSVLGVIIGAALMRVLYNAINVLGLSTQLEFAIIGAVILIAVMVDEGVRRVGVRRGS
- a CDS encoding MIP/aquaporin family protein; this encodes MNPYLAEFIGTAILILLGNGVVANVVLNRSKGQNGGWMVITAGWGLGVAFAVYSVGRISGAHINPAVTLGLASIGDFGWDLVPGYIAAQVAGAAAGATLVWLTYLAHWAETPDEGGKLACFSTSPAIPNNTAAFITEFIGTAMLVFGVLAIGSIAKGIPDTTTAEAIPASLVGIVANWWSPLLVGLLVVSLGLSLGGPTGYAINPARDLGPRIAHQLLPIAGKGSSNWSYAWIPIIAPIVGGIAGAQLHRLLIP
- the glpK gene encoding glycerol kinase GlpK produces the protein MKFILALDQGTTSSRAIVFAHDGSIIASAQQEFTQIFPQAGWVEHNAKEIWDSQLTTAREALEKAKLKAADIAAIGITNQRETAVIWDRKTGEPIGNAIVWQDRRTSKFCDELKAAGHGEIIQQRNGLVIDAYFAGSKVRWMLDNIPGARDRANNGELAFGTIDSWLIWNLTNGKEHLTDVTNASRTMFYNLHENAWDDDLLKILDIPRQLLPEIRSSSEVYAETAEGLFDAPIKIAGIGGDQQAALFGQNCFKRGMAKNTYGTGCFMLMNIGDQPSMSKHKLLTTVAWQRNGKTDYALEGSIFIGGAVVQWLRDGLGIIESSNEIEALAASVEDCGGVYLVPAFAGLGAPHWDQYARGTITGLTRGTTKGHIARAALEGIAFQVADILEVMKQDSGIDMKELRVDGGACANNLLMQFQADILQTPVVRPKIIETTAMGAAYLAGLAVGFWNTDADVEKAWQVDRIFEPQMPPEEAAHRRERWDEALKRAGDWEEHSTLKGKAVP